A part of Paenarthrobacter sp. A20 genomic DNA contains:
- a CDS encoding RNA helicase encodes MSSISGSQSPSDRYQAAAQRAAESKTYLGAFARSLDFDLDDFQREACRSLQEGRGVLVAAPTGAGKTIVGEFAIYLALERGLKAFYTTPIKALSNQKFSELAAKYGAENVGLLTGDTTINGEAPVVVMTTEVLRNMLYADSETLGDLGFVVMDEVHYLADRFRGAVWEEVIIHLPSEVQVASLSATVSNAEEFGAWLDTVRGDTDVIVSEHRPVPLWQHVMVGREIVDLFAGDTTFDEIAPQAPGIPETEVPDLSEDDEVVNEPVAADRRNAVANRSSSLKVRQAVTGPEFEVNPDLLAMARSESRMNMGGRFGHGGRSRRRQDRYRDERQQSEQRSPVRKASRPQVIESLRRQDLLPAITFIFSRAGCDAAVAQCAASGLWLTTEREQQIIAQRVDEASHEIPADDLDVLGFWGWRDGLVRGFAAHHAGMLPTFKEVVEKLFADGLVKAVFATETLALGVNMPARCVVLEKLEKFNGEAHVNITAGEYTQLTGRAGRRGIDVEGHAVVLWQPGTDPAAVAGLASRRTYPLNSSFRPTYNMSINLIAQFGRGRAREILESSFAQFQADRSVVGLARQVRGREESLAGYAKSMQCHLGDFTEYAKLRRELSDAENFAARDHQRARKSHVADSLARLIPGDVISIYSGRLAGHAVVLDVDRNAREPRPSVLTSDNQLRRIGVHDLEGPVSPVTRIRIPKSFNAKVPKARRDLASSMRHAISEDAPHSRRNSRHEDFGLGARLPDQEKKIADLRRALRAHPCHGCSEREDHARWSERWWKLRKETDGLVRQIQGRTNTIAKTFDRVCDVLSAYGYLETNDAGQVTISPDGQRLRRIYGEKDLLISQSVRCGAINDLDAAELASLASTLVYQAKREDRGLRPKMPTISLESAVDIIIREWSQLEDTEEHNRLPLTGEPELGLMWPMYKWAKGRHLQDVLSGTDLAAGDFVRWAKQVVDLLDQLAKIPQLDPRVARLCRESIDLVRRGVVAYSTVA; translated from the coding sequence ATGTCCTCAATTTCCGGGTCTCAATCTCCATCAGACCGCTATCAAGCGGCAGCCCAGCGGGCAGCTGAGTCGAAAACGTACCTTGGCGCCTTTGCCCGGTCCCTGGACTTCGACCTGGACGACTTCCAGCGTGAGGCGTGCAGGTCGCTCCAGGAGGGCCGCGGCGTCCTGGTAGCAGCCCCGACGGGTGCAGGTAAAACGATAGTTGGCGAGTTTGCCATTTATCTGGCCTTGGAGCGGGGACTTAAGGCCTTCTACACCACCCCCATCAAAGCGTTGAGCAACCAGAAGTTCTCGGAACTGGCGGCCAAGTACGGGGCAGAGAATGTCGGCCTGCTGACAGGCGACACCACCATCAACGGCGAGGCTCCAGTGGTGGTCATGACCACCGAAGTCCTTCGGAACATGCTGTATGCCGATTCAGAGACCCTGGGTGACCTTGGTTTTGTAGTGATGGACGAGGTCCATTACCTGGCCGACCGCTTCCGCGGGGCCGTCTGGGAAGAAGTCATCATTCATTTGCCCAGCGAGGTGCAGGTTGCCTCGCTCAGTGCCACTGTCTCCAACGCCGAAGAGTTCGGAGCCTGGCTGGATACCGTCAGGGGCGACACCGACGTCATCGTTTCGGAGCACCGTCCGGTGCCACTGTGGCAGCACGTCATGGTGGGTCGGGAAATAGTGGATCTCTTCGCTGGCGACACCACCTTTGACGAGATCGCGCCCCAGGCCCCTGGCATACCGGAAACCGAAGTGCCAGACCTTTCCGAGGATGATGAAGTGGTGAACGAACCAGTGGCCGCTGACCGCAGGAACGCCGTCGCCAACCGCTCGTCTTCCCTCAAGGTCCGCCAGGCAGTCACCGGACCGGAGTTCGAAGTCAATCCGGACCTGTTGGCCATGGCCCGTTCTGAGAGCCGCATGAACATGGGCGGCCGCTTCGGCCATGGTGGGCGTAGCCGTAGGCGCCAGGACCGCTATCGCGATGAGCGGCAGCAGTCAGAGCAGCGCAGCCCTGTCAGGAAGGCCAGCCGCCCACAGGTCATCGAGAGCCTCAGGCGCCAGGATCTCCTGCCGGCCATCACGTTCATTTTCTCCAGGGCCGGCTGCGACGCCGCAGTGGCGCAGTGTGCTGCATCCGGACTGTGGCTGACAACAGAGCGGGAACAGCAAATCATCGCCCAGCGAGTGGACGAGGCCAGCCACGAAATTCCCGCCGATGATCTCGATGTCCTCGGTTTCTGGGGTTGGCGCGACGGACTTGTCAGGGGCTTTGCCGCCCATCACGCAGGCATGCTTCCGACGTTCAAGGAAGTGGTGGAAAAGCTCTTTGCCGACGGCCTGGTCAAGGCCGTCTTCGCCACCGAAACGCTGGCCCTTGGGGTTAACATGCCGGCCCGTTGCGTGGTCCTGGAAAAACTGGAAAAGTTCAACGGGGAAGCCCACGTCAACATCACCGCGGGGGAGTACACCCAACTTACCGGTCGCGCCGGACGCCGGGGCATCGACGTCGAGGGCCATGCAGTTGTGTTGTGGCAACCGGGAACGGACCCTGCCGCTGTGGCCGGACTGGCCTCACGCCGCACGTACCCCCTGAACTCCAGCTTCAGGCCCACCTACAACATGAGCATCAACCTGATTGCCCAGTTCGGCCGCGGGCGCGCCCGCGAAATCCTGGAGTCCTCCTTCGCGCAATTTCAGGCCGACCGCTCCGTAGTGGGTCTTGCCCGGCAGGTTCGTGGACGTGAAGAGTCGCTGGCGGGTTATGCCAAATCCATGCAGTGCCATCTCGGCGACTTCACCGAATATGCGAAGCTCCGCCGCGAACTCAGTGACGCCGAGAATTTCGCTGCACGCGATCACCAGCGTGCCCGAAAGTCCCATGTTGCCGATTCCCTGGCCCGGTTGATTCCCGGCGACGTCATCAGCATCTACAGCGGCAGGCTGGCCGGGCATGCAGTGGTCCTTGACGTGGACCGAAACGCCCGTGAGCCCCGTCCGTCGGTCCTCACTTCGGACAACCAGCTCCGTCGGATCGGTGTCCACGACCTTGAAGGCCCGGTATCGCCGGTGACCCGGATCCGCATTCCGAAATCCTTCAACGCCAAGGTCCCGAAGGCCCGCCGGGACCTTGCCTCGTCCATGCGCCACGCCATCAGCGAAGACGCACCACACAGTCGCCGCAACAGCAGGCATGAGGACTTCGGCCTCGGAGCCCGCCTGCCAGACCAGGAAAAGAAGATTGCCGATCTGAGGCGCGCGCTCCGGGCCCACCCGTGCCATGGCTGCAGCGAACGTGAAGACCACGCGCGGTGGTCGGAGCGGTGGTGGAAACTTCGCAAGGAAACCGACGGGCTTGTCCGCCAAATCCAAGGCCGCACCAACACCATCGCCAAGACGTTCGACCGCGTGTGTGATGTCCTGTCAGCATATGGCTACCTGGAGACGAACGACGCCGGCCAGGTCACCATCAGCCCCGACGGTCAGCGGCTGCGCAGGATCTACGGCGAAAAGGACCTGCTCATCTCCCAGTCGGTCCGCTGCGGTGCCATCAACGATCTCGATGCCGCTGAGCTGGCGTCCCTGGCCAGCACCTTGGTGTACCAAGCCAAACGCGAAGACCGCGGGCTGCGGCCAAAGATGCCCACCATTTCGCTGGAATCGGCTGTGGACATCATCATCCGCGAATGGTCCCAACTGGAGGACACCGAGGAGCACAACAGGCTTCCCTTGACCGGCGAACCGGAGCTCGGCCTGATGTGGCCAATGTATAAATGGGCCAAAGGCCGTCATCTTCAGGACGTCCTCAGCGGGACCGATCTCGCTGCCGGTGATTTCGTCCGTTGGGCCAAGCAGGTGGTGGATCTTCTCGACCAGCTGGCCAAAATCCCGCAGCTGGACCCCCGCGTGGCACGGCTCTGCCGGGAATCCATTGACTTGGTCCGCCGCGGCGTCGTGGCCTACTCCACGGTGGCCTAG
- the tatC gene encoding twin-arginine translocase subunit TatC: MVETKGRKANPEARMALLDHLKELKNRLFKAAIGIILGTVVGFIVYQPLLEALIKPIKDLNEKEGRAATLNFDGVASSFDLMVQVSVFLGVILSSPVWIYQLWAFIVPGLHKKERRLALSFVAAAVPLFVGGVLLAWLVLPNAVRVLTDFTPSGGSNFISAEIYLAFVLRLLLAFGIAFLVPVVLVGLNLAGIVKGKQLVKSWRITIFLVCLFAAMAAPGADAMSMFYLAAPMLLLFFAAIGVCLWNDRRRERRALKRAAETEANADIATPATDLENL; this comes from the coding sequence GTGGTAGAAACGAAGGGGCGCAAGGCCAACCCCGAAGCCCGGATGGCGCTCCTTGACCACCTCAAGGAGCTTAAGAACCGGCTCTTCAAGGCTGCTATCGGTATCATCCTGGGTACCGTGGTGGGCTTCATTGTCTACCAGCCGCTCTTGGAGGCCTTGATCAAGCCGATCAAGGACCTCAACGAGAAAGAGGGCCGCGCCGCGACCCTGAACTTTGACGGCGTTGCCAGTTCATTCGACCTTATGGTCCAGGTTTCGGTCTTTCTTGGCGTGATCCTGTCAAGCCCTGTATGGATCTACCAGCTCTGGGCCTTTATTGTGCCCGGGCTGCACAAGAAGGAACGGCGCTTGGCATTGTCGTTCGTGGCAGCAGCGGTTCCCCTTTTCGTTGGGGGTGTCCTCCTTGCCTGGCTGGTGCTGCCCAACGCTGTTCGTGTGCTGACCGATTTCACTCCATCGGGTGGGTCAAACTTCATCAGTGCTGAGATCTACCTGGCGTTCGTTCTTCGGCTCCTGCTGGCTTTCGGCATTGCGTTCCTTGTCCCGGTGGTTCTGGTGGGCCTGAACCTTGCTGGAATCGTCAAGGGCAAGCAACTGGTCAAGAGTTGGCGGATCACCATCTTCCTGGTGTGCCTGTTCGCTGCGATGGCTGCTCCCGGCGCCGATGCCATGAGCATGTTCTACCTCGCAGCTCCCATGCTGCTTCTGTTCTTCGCGGCCATCGGCGTCTGCCTCTGGAACGACCGGCGCCGTGAACGTCGGGCCCTCAAACGGGCAGCTGAGACCGAAGCCAACGCAGACATCGCCACCCCGGCAACGGATCTGGAGAATCTCTAG
- a CDS encoding amidohydrolase, producing MNQPGAPAGGNRNAKDRRVTMYRNGSIYTAADPFATAMVVDGDTVAWVGSEQAATSIADSSMEIIDLRGALLAPGFVDSHAHLTETGLALSGLNLTAARSAKELLDAVAAAAAGGSGSVLGHGWDETAWDDPTLPTLDELERAAGGRLVYLSRIDVHSALVSPSLAVAADLDGMDGFSGSSRVVRAAHSAARLAARHFPASERRAYQQRALQEAASHGYVALAEMSAPHICGPDDLRMAASWNDEGSSPEILPYWGELASSAEHAQSIIDGLGTRVLGLAGDLNMDGSIGSRTAALMDDYADAPGHRGSLYLSVDDAARHLAATSQLGIQAGFHVIGDAGLDAVLGALDAAAAEVGEQRIRAAGHRLEHVEMADQSAIDRLAKYSITVSVQPGFDAAWGAAGGLYDQRLGGRSKAMNPFASFYASGVPIAFGSDSPVTSLRPWSSVRACLEHNNPEQRISARAAFLGHTRAGWRAAKHRNPLMGQLVPGAPASFAVWEVEELMVQVADSRVQSWSTDPRARTPLLPALDTGSDPRCLQTVREGQELFAHENLRA from the coding sequence ATGAACCAGCCAGGCGCGCCTGCCGGCGGAAACCGCAACGCAAAGGACCGCCGGGTCACCATGTACCGCAACGGTTCGATCTATACCGCCGCTGATCCGTTCGCCACCGCCATGGTGGTGGACGGCGATACCGTTGCCTGGGTAGGTTCCGAGCAGGCAGCTACCTCCATCGCCGACTCGTCGATGGAGATTATCGATCTCCGAGGCGCCCTCCTGGCTCCGGGTTTTGTTGATTCCCACGCGCATCTGACCGAAACCGGCCTCGCATTGTCGGGCCTGAACCTCACCGCCGCCCGTTCGGCCAAGGAACTCCTCGACGCCGTCGCTGCTGCCGCTGCCGGAGGTTCCGGCAGCGTCCTGGGACACGGCTGGGACGAGACAGCATGGGACGACCCCACTTTGCCTACCCTCGATGAGCTCGAGCGGGCAGCCGGCGGGCGGCTGGTCTACCTCTCACGCATCGATGTCCACTCCGCCTTGGTCTCCCCGTCACTGGCCGTAGCAGCTGACTTGGACGGCATGGACGGGTTCTCCGGCAGCTCACGGGTGGTGCGTGCCGCACATTCTGCCGCACGGCTTGCAGCACGGCACTTCCCTGCGTCGGAACGACGTGCTTACCAGCAACGAGCCCTTCAGGAAGCGGCTTCCCACGGTTATGTCGCATTGGCTGAAATGTCGGCGCCCCACATCTGCGGACCAGATGACCTCCGGATGGCTGCCTCTTGGAATGACGAGGGAAGCAGCCCGGAGATCCTCCCGTATTGGGGTGAGCTGGCTTCATCGGCAGAGCACGCCCAAAGCATCATCGACGGTTTGGGTACAAGGGTCCTGGGCCTCGCGGGGGACCTCAACATGGATGGTTCCATTGGCTCCCGAACCGCGGCCCTCATGGACGACTATGCGGATGCGCCAGGGCACCGGGGCAGCTTGTATCTCTCAGTGGATGATGCGGCCCGACACCTTGCCGCTACGTCCCAACTGGGCATCCAGGCAGGCTTCCATGTCATCGGCGATGCTGGCCTCGATGCAGTCCTTGGAGCGTTGGATGCAGCAGCGGCCGAGGTGGGAGAGCAGCGTATTCGAGCCGCGGGCCACCGACTTGAACACGTTGAGATGGCCGATCAATCGGCCATCGACAGACTGGCCAAGTACTCCATCACCGTCAGCGTCCAGCCGGGTTTTGATGCCGCATGGGGCGCTGCAGGCGGACTCTATGACCAGCGACTGGGCGGCCGGAGCAAAGCCATGAATCCTTTCGCTTCCTTCTATGCAAGCGGAGTGCCGATTGCGTTTGGCAGCGACAGCCCTGTCACGTCCTTGAGGCCGTGGTCCAGTGTTCGGGCGTGCCTGGAGCACAACAACCCGGAGCAGCGGATTTCTGCCAGGGCTGCATTCCTGGGCCACACCCGGGCGGGCTGGCGGGCTGCGAAGCACCGAAACCCCCTGATGGGCCAACTGGTGCCGGGTGCACCTGCCAGCTTTGCCGTGTGGGAAGTCGAAGAACTCATGGTTCAGGTGGCAGACAGCCGCGTACAGTCCTGGAGCACGGACCCCCGGGCGCGGACGCCGCTGCTGCCTGCGCTGGACACCGGCAGCGATCCCCGCTGCTTGCAGACGGTCCGTGAGGGCCAAGAGCTGTTCGCCCACGAAAACCTCCGCGCCTAG
- a CDS encoding NfeD family protein — translation MFEWLGENWWALWLTVFLAFAVVEMLTLDLFFIMLGGGALAGLIADFAGADFWLQIVIFSVVSLLMIAFVRPVALKHLHKGPEEQRSNIDRLIGQSALVIEAVSGTSGLVKIGGDVWSARSTAGVLDAGATVQVTKIDGATAVVASSADNSPR, via the coding sequence ATGTTTGAATGGCTCGGCGAGAATTGGTGGGCCCTCTGGCTCACGGTCTTCCTCGCGTTCGCAGTGGTGGAGATGCTGACTCTCGACCTCTTCTTCATCATGCTGGGCGGCGGAGCCCTCGCTGGGCTGATCGCTGACTTCGCCGGCGCCGATTTTTGGCTGCAGATCGTCATCTTCTCCGTAGTATCCCTCCTCATGATTGCCTTCGTGCGGCCCGTTGCGCTCAAGCACCTCCACAAGGGGCCCGAAGAACAACGATCCAACATCGACCGCCTGATTGGGCAGTCCGCTCTCGTCATAGAAGCCGTGAGCGGAACCAGCGGACTCGTCAAAATTGGTGGTGACGTCTGGAGTGCACGGAGCACCGCGGGAGTCCTCGACGCCGGTGCGACAGTCCAGGTCACCAAAATTGACGGCGCGACGGCGGTAGTCGCCTCGTCTGCCGACAACAGCCCGCGCTGA
- a CDS encoding SPFH domain-containing protein, translating to MDGLGGTAAAIVLIVLVIFVIIVLVRSVRIIPQARAGVVERLGKYQRTLNPGLTILIPFVDRLLPLLDLREQVVSFPPQPVITEDNLVVSIDTVVYFQVTDPRAATYEIANYIQAVEQLTTTTLRNVVGGLNLEEALTSRDQINGQLRGVLDEATGRWGIRVSRVELKAIDPPHSIQDSMEKQMRAERDRRAAILTAEGTKQSQILTAEGQRQAAILAAEGDAKAAILRADGEAQAIQKVFDAIHKGNPDQKLLAYQYLQTLPKIAEGSSNKLWIIPSEVGEALKGIGGALGGNGGDSPVGLFGGNEEPKASAPTASGEHAKPAE from the coding sequence ATGGACGGCTTAGGAGGAACAGCAGCAGCAATTGTGCTGATTGTTCTCGTCATTTTTGTCATCATCGTGTTGGTCCGCTCGGTAAGGATCATCCCGCAGGCGCGTGCCGGCGTCGTTGAACGACTCGGCAAGTACCAGCGCACGCTCAACCCGGGACTTACCATCCTGATCCCGTTCGTCGACCGGCTGTTGCCGCTGCTCGACCTGCGTGAACAGGTAGTGTCATTCCCGCCGCAGCCGGTCATCACAGAAGACAACCTGGTGGTCTCCATCGACACCGTGGTCTACTTCCAGGTCACCGATCCAAGGGCAGCAACGTACGAGATCGCCAACTACATCCAGGCCGTGGAGCAGTTGACCACCACCACGCTTCGTAACGTGGTTGGTGGGCTTAACCTTGAAGAGGCCCTCACGTCCCGTGACCAGATCAACGGTCAGTTGCGCGGAGTCCTCGACGAAGCGACGGGCCGCTGGGGCATCCGCGTATCCCGCGTGGAGCTGAAGGCGATTGATCCGCCCCACTCCATCCAGGACTCGATGGAAAAGCAGATGCGCGCAGAGCGTGACCGCCGTGCAGCCATCCTGACCGCTGAAGGCACCAAGCAGTCCCAGATCCTCACCGCAGAAGGCCAGCGACAGGCCGCTATCCTCGCTGCTGAGGGCGACGCGAAAGCAGCCATCCTCCGTGCTGACGGTGAAGCCCAAGCCATCCAGAAGGTCTTCGACGCGATCCACAAGGGAAACCCGGACCAGAAGCTCCTTGCCTACCAGTACTTGCAGACACTCCCGAAGATCGCTGAGGGAAGCTCGAACAAACTCTGGATCATTCCGAGTGAAGTCGGCGAAGCGCTCAAGGGCATTGGTGGCGCCCTCGGTGGGAACGGCGGGGACTCCCCTGTTGGTCTCTTCGGTGGCAATGAGGAACCCAAGGCCTCTGCACCCACGGCATCCGGGGAACACGCGAAGCCCGCTGAATAA
- the tatA gene encoding Sec-independent protein translocase subunit TatA → MRLEGWHLIIIIVLALVLFAAPKLPSMARSIGQSMRIFKSEVREMKKDGSSETKDSQDASDAVEGKVVGHPDAKAKNNGETDVPPSNRV, encoded by the coding sequence ATGAGGCTCGAAGGCTGGCATCTCATCATCATCATCGTCCTGGCTCTGGTGCTCTTCGCAGCGCCGAAGCTGCCGTCCATGGCGCGCAGTATTGGGCAGTCGATGCGTATTTTCAAGTCTGAAGTCCGGGAAATGAAGAAGGATGGTTCTTCCGAAACGAAAGACTCCCAGGACGCTTCCGACGCCGTCGAAGGCAAGGTAGTAGGCCACCCGGACGCCAAGGCCAAGAACAACGGCGAGACTGACGTTCCGCCCTCCAACCGCGTCTAA
- a CDS encoding YafY family protein, translated as MSASRTERLLNLLLALLNTRVGLPRSVLREKVYRDSAANDVAFGRMFERDKVDLKQFGFEIETLADPRSFGAEDPATTRYRIGKDSNRLPDVSLTPAECTVLLLAAQLWERAALGTAAANAVRKLQAAGGFTDVDLPSGVQPRIRPAGQAFDDVVAAMHGRHAVRFGYLAVSTGREEVREVEPWGLGSRFGQWYLVGLDRGREAKRLFRLSRMTTAVSLVPGSSFDAPDGFNARAELDSLNELPLQNATLDVDIDRLLALRKRATHVEPAAGENSRDRLVVEFRDPEVLAEELASYGPHVKVSGPEELRAAVVRRLQGAVNFDAEPSVPVGFPDSERLPRARKRTSEDQLARMLQLVPFLVHHQGLHIQEVADHFGITRKALIDDLKILICSGLPEGYPDDLLDIQWENDHVYISEHLDLNRPVRFSEEEAAALLTGLEMLGDLPALAGMSEDGPGSALESVTIKLTGAAGQAGRLAGSVAGQSVAPEQSHAFATITQAIRDSQQLRLRYFSRQRDELTERDVDPLRLYSLDNTWYFEAYCHSKAGIRNFRLDRVELVEPNGRPASGTATAGLDFPARLFTPSDDDVLVLLQLTRQGAGLADDYYAERTAQLPDGGLLAEVRFGDAGWLPMFVAQHGGSARILAPDSLRGEARTYLDAALSQYGDPSDRPAG; from the coding sequence GTGTCCGCATCCCGCACTGAACGACTTCTGAACCTTCTCCTGGCTTTGCTCAATACCAGAGTGGGGCTTCCACGCTCTGTCCTGCGTGAGAAGGTCTACCGCGATTCCGCTGCCAACGATGTCGCCTTTGGGCGTATGTTCGAGCGCGACAAAGTGGACCTGAAGCAGTTTGGCTTCGAGATCGAAACACTGGCGGATCCGCGCAGCTTCGGCGCGGAAGATCCCGCGACAACCCGTTACCGCATCGGTAAGGACTCAAACCGGCTTCCGGACGTCAGCCTGACCCCGGCCGAGTGCACGGTCCTTCTGCTGGCTGCCCAGCTATGGGAACGTGCTGCGCTTGGCACGGCGGCCGCCAATGCCGTCCGCAAGCTCCAGGCGGCCGGTGGTTTCACCGACGTCGACCTCCCATCGGGAGTGCAGCCGCGGATAAGGCCGGCGGGCCAGGCTTTCGACGACGTCGTGGCAGCCATGCATGGCAGGCATGCCGTCCGCTTCGGCTACCTTGCGGTCAGCACCGGGCGCGAGGAAGTGCGGGAAGTTGAGCCCTGGGGACTCGGCAGCCGTTTCGGCCAGTGGTACCTCGTGGGCCTTGACCGGGGGAGGGAGGCAAAACGGCTCTTCAGGCTTTCGCGGATGACGACCGCAGTGAGCCTGGTGCCCGGCAGCAGCTTCGATGCTCCGGACGGTTTCAACGCCCGCGCCGAGCTGGATTCACTTAATGAGCTGCCACTTCAGAACGCCACCCTCGATGTAGACATCGACCGGCTCCTGGCCCTGCGGAAAAGGGCGACGCACGTCGAACCGGCTGCAGGAGAAAACAGCCGTGATCGCCTCGTCGTGGAATTCCGGGATCCCGAGGTCCTCGCGGAGGAACTGGCCTCTTACGGCCCCCACGTGAAGGTGAGCGGTCCGGAGGAGCTGCGCGCCGCCGTCGTGCGTCGACTCCAGGGTGCGGTGAACTTCGACGCCGAACCGTCCGTACCCGTTGGGTTCCCTGACTCTGAGCGGTTGCCACGCGCCCGAAAGCGGACTTCCGAGGATCAGCTGGCCCGGATGCTCCAGTTGGTTCCCTTCCTGGTCCATCACCAGGGCTTGCACATCCAGGAAGTCGCAGACCATTTTGGCATCACCCGCAAGGCCCTGATCGACGACCTCAAGATCCTTATCTGCTCGGGGCTCCCGGAGGGTTATCCCGACGATCTCCTGGACATCCAGTGGGAGAACGACCACGTCTATATCTCTGAGCACCTGGACCTGAACCGGCCGGTGCGCTTCAGCGAGGAGGAGGCCGCGGCGCTGCTGACTGGCTTGGAAATGCTGGGAGACCTGCCCGCCCTGGCCGGCATGTCCGAGGACGGGCCCGGCAGCGCCCTGGAATCGGTGACCATTAAGCTAACCGGCGCAGCGGGACAGGCCGGGCGTTTGGCGGGCTCCGTAGCCGGCCAATCAGTGGCGCCCGAACAGTCCCATGCTTTCGCCACCATTACCCAGGCGATCAGGGACAGCCAACAACTCCGGCTACGGTACTTCTCCCGGCAGCGGGACGAACTGACGGAGCGGGATGTGGATCCCTTGCGGCTCTATTCCCTGGACAACACCTGGTACTTCGAAGCCTACTGCCACAGTAAGGCCGGCATCAGGAACTTCCGGCTGGACAGGGTGGAACTAGTGGAACCCAACGGCCGTCCGGCGTCCGGCACGGCAACGGCCGGACTGGATTTTCCGGCCCGGCTGTTCACGCCCAGCGACGATGACGTCCTGGTCCTCCTGCAGCTCACCCGCCAGGGCGCCGGACTGGCGGATGACTATTACGCCGAGCGAACAGCACAACTGCCCGACGGCGGGCTTCTGGCCGAAGTGCGGTTTGGCGATGCGGGCTGGCTCCCGATGTTCGTGGCACAGCATGGTGGATCTGCGCGGATTCTCGCCCCGGATTCACTGCGTGGGGAAGCCCGCACGTATCTCGACGCAGCCCTGTCCCAGTACGGCGATCCTTCCGACCGCCCGGCTGGCTAG
- a CDS encoding polyprenol monophosphomannose synthase, which translates to MRVLTIIPTYNELESLPVTLGRLRAAVPESDVLVVDDNSPDGTGQLADEFAAADTQVHVLHRKGKEGLGAAYIAGFKWGLAAGYDVLVEMDADGSHKPEQLPLLLDAVKDGADLAMGSRWVTGGSVVNWPLYRQAISRIGSTYARIMLGVKIKDVTGGYRAFKRTTLEALNLDEVESVGYGFQVDLAWRVAKLGLRIEERPITFVERELGASKMSGNIVVEAMINVTKWGVAARWAKLTRKSPAIAK; encoded by the coding sequence TTGCGTGTCCTGACGATCATTCCCACCTACAACGAGCTCGAATCGCTCCCCGTGACACTGGGACGGCTGCGCGCAGCTGTTCCCGAGTCTGATGTTCTGGTGGTTGACGACAACAGCCCTGACGGCACGGGACAGCTTGCCGACGAGTTCGCCGCAGCGGATACCCAGGTGCACGTCCTGCACCGTAAGGGCAAGGAAGGACTCGGCGCCGCCTACATCGCCGGTTTCAAGTGGGGCCTGGCCGCAGGATACGACGTCCTGGTGGAGATGGATGCTGACGGTTCACACAAGCCGGAGCAACTGCCACTGCTTCTCGATGCCGTCAAGGACGGCGCAGACCTCGCAATGGGCTCCCGTTGGGTCACCGGTGGAAGTGTCGTTAACTGGCCGCTGTACCGCCAAGCCATCTCCCGCATCGGCAGCACCTACGCGCGCATCATGCTGGGTGTAAAAATCAAGGACGTAACCGGCGGCTACCGCGCCTTCAAGCGCACCACGCTTGAGGCCCTGAACCTGGACGAAGTCGAGTCGGTTGGCTACGGCTTCCAAGTGGACCTCGCATGGCGGGTGGCCAAACTTGGCCTCCGTATCGAAGAACGCCCCATCACGTTCGTGGAACGTGAACTTGGTGCCTCCAAGATGAGCGGCAACATCGTGGTGGAAGCCATGATCAACGTCACCAAATGGGGAGTGGCGGCACGCTGGGCTAAGCTCACCCGCAAGTCACCTGCCATCGCAAAGTAG
- a CDS encoding FKBP-type peptidyl-prolyl cis-trans isomerase: MSFGQRDFDRTKPEIDFPEGDVPTDLVITDLIEGTGTEAKAGDTVSTHYVGVAWSTGEEFDASWGRGAPLDFRVGVGQVIQGWDQGLLGMKVGGRRRLEIPSELAYGSRGAGGAIKPNEALIFVVDLVAVR; the protein is encoded by the coding sequence ATGTCATTTGGCCAGCGTGATTTCGACCGCACCAAGCCCGAAATCGACTTCCCCGAAGGCGACGTCCCCACGGACCTCGTCATCACGGACCTCATCGAGGGCACCGGCACAGAAGCCAAGGCCGGAGACACCGTGTCCACCCACTACGTGGGCGTCGCCTGGTCCACTGGTGAAGAATTTGACGCCTCGTGGGGCCGCGGCGCTCCGCTGGACTTCAGGGTCGGCGTCGGCCAGGTCATCCAGGGCTGGGACCAGGGCCTGCTGGGCATGAAGGTCGGCGGCCGTCGCCGCCTGGAAATCCCTTCCGAGCTCGCCTATGGCTCCCGGGGTGCTGGTGGAGCGATCAAGCCCAACGAAGCCCTGATCTTCGTGGTCGACCTCGTAGCAGTTCGCTAA
- a CDS encoding RNA polymerase-binding protein RbpA yields the protein MSDRSLRGMRLGAQSMETESGVEPAPRQRVEYRCEDGEQVFVTFSSEAEIPPVWVSKTGKEALLVDGERPVDANEKAVRTHWDMLLERRSLPELEQILEDRLNILRERRGERRSA from the coding sequence ATGAGCGATCGCAGCCTGCGGGGTATGCGTCTTGGCGCCCAAAGCATGGAAACCGAGTCCGGCGTTGAACCGGCACCGCGCCAGCGGGTCGAGTACCGCTGCGAGGATGGCGAGCAGGTCTTCGTAACCTTCTCCTCCGAAGCCGAGATTCCCCCGGTTTGGGTCTCCAAGACGGGCAAGGAAGCGCTTCTGGTTGACGGCGAGCGTCCTGTGGATGCCAATGAGAAAGCTGTGCGTACCCACTGGGACATGCTCCTTGAACGTCGCAGCCTTCCCGAACTGGAGCAGATCCTTGAGGATCGTTTGAACATTCTGCGTGAACGCCGTGGAGAGCGTCGTTCCGCATAG